The following is a genomic window from Thunnus maccoyii chromosome 13, fThuMac1.1, whole genome shotgun sequence.
CATCAGCTGATTTATATCAaactgatttatgtttttaacatataaatgaGTGTTAATATAGTGATAGGCACTCATTTCATAGCAGGTCGTtccttttttgtaaaaaaaaaaaatatatatatatatatatatatatatatatttgatgtactgtataattCCAACTGACACGGTACAATTTCGTTTTTAATTACAGACTAACTAACAGCAGATGAAGATGAACTAGATGAGctgcttttttatttcattcatcttATTTCACATCCCATTAATGAGTCCTATatgcacaaatacattttttctcacCACTTTTGTACAGGTGAGAAATTACACGGGCAATTTAATGTTTGAccaaaaataatagtaataataataataataatagtaagtTCCAGACCTCTGCATATTTGTCCAAATAAATGTCCCCAACCTGTCTGTTCATGTTGGGAGGTAACCAGTAACCAGACCAGAGAGACAGTTTGGCTGTGAAGAAAGAAGACTTCAGTGTGACATAAGGAGGCGCATTAGTTTCTTTGTGCCTCCAGATGCTGAACATCGTCTCCAACATACTGGGGGCATGCGCTCAGAGAAATGTTTGTTGTCTTGCTTATTTGAAATACCTGTTCACATTCATGTCGCGACTGTGTCAGATAggtgttgattgattgataagtGTTTTTGTCTCgtttttaaatatatctgtAATTGACTGCTAACAGATAACACAGAGAAACTCTAAAcataagacaaaacaacaaaaacagataaaatagaACATAACATGAAACAGTAGATTAATATGGGTATCAGGGTGACATTAATTGGGTTAAATTGTTTTACACAGATCCCAAGTCAAGAGTTAGGATCAGTGGTAGAAGTTTTTTAGTCATTGGAGGGGAGATGCATTGTCacaagttttatttaaatagccCTATTTCCAGGCaacatattgttattatttaatttctGCACTTATGAAATGCACATTTCAGGCTCATTTTCAGGATTCAAAATTGATGAAGGAAAATCAGAGGCAATAGTGTCTCTTATTTGGTCGTTATTATTTGGAGGAATAgaacagggctgcaactaatgatttttttcattattgattaatctgacgattattttctttatcaatcgatcaatcattaatgaaaaaagGACATTCCCAATTTCTCAGAACACATGAAGAtgtcttcagttcagttcagtccagcttattttgtctgactaacagtccaataCCTTAAGATCttaagtttactgtcatatatggcaaaataaaacaatatattatcacatttaagaagctggaaccttTGGAAATATATGGATTGGATAATGTAGcctaaatgtatgtaaaatatgttactttcaaataatattttcaCTGCCCATAGCACAGTGACCCTGTTGCAGTGTATCTGTGGAGGTTTGATAGAGCTGTTGTTTGCTGCCAGTGACTCAATGATTATTTCACTACAGCTGAAACTTCTATTTGTTCCTGTATCCATGGATGTGCCATGGTGTTTTGGTTGAAGAGGCTAactctgtgttgttgcaatTAAAGactgaagagtgtgtgtgcctCACTGTGTTTATTTCTAGGTGTTGTGATCTGTGTGAAGTGATACACTGTGGAAAGAtgcagagaaaagaggaaataattGATTGCTGATCTTTTCTCTGGGGTGGCAACATTCTTTATGACTGAACCTGGAATTGGGGGAGTAAAATACTTCTGAATAGTTTAGTTCACAGAAGGCAACAGTGGTTTTCTGCATCTGGTGGCAGAAACATTACTTAATATGAAACATGTTAAAGCAAACTAATATTTAGTCATTATTGAAAATCCATCTATTTCATTCtctattttgatgtttaaataCACTATTTCATTCTGGTTcactttttaaggaaaaatataAGAATTATAAGGTATTTTCAAGTGAAGAAAGTACacaggaaatgaagaaaaactatattttattttgcataCTTTTTTGCACCATTCATGCACCAATTTTCACATagttaaacacacaaagacatatgATGCAAGCATGTGAGACTGGATCAGGATTGTTCCTGTCCTCAAgtttgaaacacttttttttacataaaagtagGATTTCGGCTTCTTGCAGCAATATTCTGGACATTCAAAATTTAATTCCTTCATTTTTGGGTGGCAATAAACAATGCTATATATTCCTCTGATCTGTtaataaaaatctaaacatgTAATATAATATCTATTGTACATCATTTAAATCTAATATTGAtgttgaatatatatttatatgacatacataaacacatgcacacaaacacaaatacacacatcagAGAGAAAGTTCTATTCTGACATCACATCTAATTGTGATTGTGACCTGTCAtagaacatttttattcacCAACTGTAGAATCCAGCACTTCAGTCACTTGTAGATCGAGCTGAGAGAAAGTTCTCAAAGTGGTTTCTCCTTGTTGACAGTTTAGTGGTGTTTTTCTAATTCTCATGGATAATCGCAAGACATCGAACATGTTCCATCGATTCTGGAAGTGGGCACAGAGGAAgtgcaatgatgatgatgtaagtAACCAACTCTACAAATTTCTGACCTTCCTTCTGTTATTGTCTGAAAGTTTTCCATGGATGCATACAGAGCAGTTGATTGCTCTAAAATGTTGAAGAATTATCATCTTGTCAAGAACTGAGTCAAACTAGATCAACTCAGTGGTTATTCCTGATTTACTcaattatattattgttttttgttgtttttttttgcagcaaacTGGGAGCCAAAGAAGACAGGTGGACCCTGATGGCTTCACCAGTGAGTCCAGGATCCTGGACACACAGAGGGCTAGGAGGGATGCATTGATTGAACATGCAGAAAGGCTGTGCAATATGGAGAAAGCACGTAATGATGCTGTTCTGGAGAGACTGGGACTCTCCAGACAAGACGTCACCCAGCCTTCACCTCCACCACCAGCTGCTTGCAGAGGGAACCCAAAATCCTCTCTGCATCGAAGAGGGAGACTCAGCCCTCTTCGAAATGCACCTCGCCTGAATGCAGAGCATCTCAACAGGCACCAGAGGAGTCCTGAAAGTCTGGATGAGGAGGACACCTTCTGGGATGAGGTGCTTCTTGGAAGTCAGATGGCTGTCCATGCTTTTAAAGAGGCTCAAATGGCAGACAGAGACCAAAGCCCAACTGCTTCCATCAGTTCTGTGTACAGCCTCAGCTCAGTAGATACTCACACTCCCAGTGAGCTGAGGGAGCTTTCTCTGATGGGAAACCCTGTTGAGGTGACGCCATTGAgacctactcctcctcctcctcgaaCGACCCCTCTAACCAGAAGAAGAGTGAGTCGTCTCCCTGTGCCTTCCTTTGCAGCAGGTCAGTACTGTCAAGAaagactgttgttttttctctcaggtTGAAAAACAGATATGGAAACATAGGTAATGATTTGAATATAGTTAAGTGGTAGTAatttgagtgatttttttttgttcatttcaacAGGTAAGGAGGCTACAAAGAAAGTTGAGGCTATTGTGGAAAGTCTAGAGCGCTTCCAACTCAGCTCCATCCTTTCACCTCGACCCCCAGCGACAGCTAAGAAGATCCCTGCGGTGGTCAAAACGGCTGCCAGGAAGATCCCTGCAGTGGTGCCAGCAGTTGCCAAGAAGACCTGTGATCCTGCAGTGGAGCCAAATTCACAACCGCAGGGGTCTTCCACGATGGCGCCTTTGGCTCCAACCACTCGAAAAGgtcctcaaaacaaaaaaagaggatcTCGACCTGGGAAAATTCTGCGCCCTGCAAAGGCTTTCAGTGGAACTGGTAAGTTCCTCTATACACATCTTGAATAACTATCAAGTTTTTGTAGAGTTATGGCACCTACAGGAAGTACAATActttgaatgaaaacaaaggtGAGTAACGAACAAAGTTCTGTTTACCAGGCAAGAAGACCACCAGTGACTGCAGCCGCCAGACTGCGAAGGATGAGAAGGATGAGTTTCAGCCGTTGAGTAACCCTGTGGAGAGTCTGTCACTCTCCTTCCAGCTGCTCTCCTCAGACGACTGGTAAGgtacagacagagagcagtCTGTTGTACCAGCTCACAGAATGCTTGATCTCATGTCAGTGTTACATTGCAACTAGATAGTTTGACATGAAATCTGTCTCtaaagttttagtttttagtttgcAATGCATCAATGTCCTCTGCTAACAGCTATTTCACAGAACTTTAGTGTGCAGCCAGTAAACATTGTGAGCTGAAACTTGTATCAGTTGATGCAAAACTAACCATAAAGCATAAAATTACAGTTATTTAGGCCTATACTTTACTTTCAAACTGAGCAACATTTGCAGTAGTATTACGGGTATTTGTGTCATTCCTGAAGTGATGTACATTGCTGTTAATTAATTCTTGTCATGTAAACATACAGGATGAAGAAAATGGAGGGCTTGAAGACACTTCGCGTTCTGGTGAGGCACCATCCGGAGACCCTGAAGACCAAACTCCACGAAGTGTGTTTGGTCCTCATAGAGGAGGTATTGTAGAcactttcctttttctctcatctttttttgttccatGAATTTATCATGTGTCTATGAATGTGCACAATGCTGATAATGTTTATTCCCACTATACAGGTGAAAAACCTGCGCTCTGCAGTGTCCTGTGCGGCTATGAACACCTTAGGTGATCTATATCTTCATCTCCAAAAGATAATGGACCCTGAGGTGGAGCGAACAGGCCGGGCCTTGCTGTTGAAACTGGCACAAACCACAAATGCTTTTATTCATCAGCAGGCCAATCTTGCACTGGACGCCATGGTGGAAAATTGCAGCTATGGTCGGACTCTCAGCGCTCTGTTGAACACAGGGCTGAGgtaagaggagagaagaagtgCCATTTATTTTATTGGCAGAAGCATACTGATAAATGGAATTATATGAAACCTAGTCACTTGATGTGTTTGTCTCATATTCCCCTGTATTTGTCCTTCCTCAGCCACCTTTGTGTTGCAGTAAGAGGGAGCATGGCACAACACCTGCACCAGCTGGTTGATCGCTGTGGAACAGCTCACATCTTCACATCAGGGAGAATCTTCACTGAGCGATTCTTCACTGCTGTCTCCAAGATGTTTGTGGATTGTGCACCAGAAGTGAGGTGGGTCATCAAATTTTATATATGTAGTTTACAAGATTActcttgtttgttctttttgagCATTCCACTAAATGAGAAATGTATTCCACTACAGGCATCATGGACAAATAATCCTGCAGGAACTGGTCCTCCACAAGGATTTTCTGAGCCTTTGGACAAAGATCGTCCCAGAAAAGGATCGACGTGCCCTGGACAAGATCTTAAAGGCCAAGAAGTAATAATGGAAGAGATCTGCAATATTGCAATATCTCATAGATATACATGAGATATTGCAATATTGCTATTCCATTATTACtaagatcatatttctcccattagcttcctgtaaaatccagaatttaatgtaaaatccttcccctcacctacaaagcccttaatggtcaggcaccatcatacCTCTAAGAGCTCATAGTAGCCTATTACATaacataactaagggctggcCAGGCTagccttggaccagcccttagttatgctgcaataacccaaccggtcaaagctAGACCTGCTCTATTTGAAAAGTGCCCTTAGACTTaacttttattaactttattattgtataaataaataaataaataaataatatataaataaaactgaactgaattgaattgaattaataaATGCCTCATGAACAAATTTGCTGTCTTTTCAACCATTTTTGAAAGATGGTTCATGAATTGCCTTAAAAAATAACTTGCAGTACTGAGAAtacagcacaaaacaaacacatacttaAGCTTCTCTTTAAATTGTGAATCATTCAAGAAATTGTATATGGAATAAGGCCCAACAAAATATATAGGGTGTACATTTAACATGGAGTCAtgcaaatattgaaaataaatgttcatgaataTAAATTTTCATAAAGTTGctcatgaaaatgcaaaaaaatactTTGACAGGAAAATAACTTTCTTATAAAGTAAAGGATATAACTCCCATGTGGTTTTAGAGTCATTTGATACAAATGTGAATGATGGAATGAGAAATTTACAGAATCAGGGAGATCATGGCAAAGTTGTTTATTCTgaagaaaatcatttaaagGTTGTAGCACATGCAAATTTGATAACATAAGGTCAAAATCAGAGAATAATGGCCAGGGCACTACTGGTTTTAGAGAGAGGTGATATTAAGTGCTGCAAAATAATGAGTGTCCAACATTTCATAACAATTCAACAGAGAATCAGTCCATTACTGATACTCATTAATTACAGTctaaaatagttggtgattaatcaatgaatccgCAAGGATGAGAACACAATTACAGAATAATAAAAGTACAACAAGTACAGACAAGCTGTGATAAGAAGAAAACTAAAGCAACACATTTCAACTGCTCGGAAGAAGTGGCAACTGATATAATGATGATGACATTTATGATATAACGATAAAAATGATAAAGTATTCAAGCTACATAAAGGGACTTAAATATATGGTATATACAGACATGTAGATATCTGGTAGGGTTGCTACAGGGTCCGCTGCCATAGCTCGAAGTTAAATACAGTCCAAAGATACAGTCCAGACATGCAATGAAGAGAATGAACAAGCTATctaaacaaacatttcagattACACTTTCAAAATCACTGAGGAGAGTCAATAAAGAGCAGCAACAGTActgagacagagaaacaaaggtTGTTTTGTCTTCAGGAAGTAAAGGGAAGAACATGATAGAGGATACAGTAAtggtaaaactgaaaaaataggACTTGATGTGCATGCAGGAAATACGTAGCAGAGAGGCTGGACATGCAGCTGAGAAAATATGCTCTAAAAGAAACATCTGTGTTGAGTTATGGAGGGAGACGGCAAGGCACAagatgatatttatttaactacatATGTATTTTGTTGCCTGTTAATTGATAGGGTTAATGGAAAAGGAAAGGGGCATCATGAGCTAATTAACTCcagagggtggcagtaatgcaacaACATGcacgcagaagaagaagaagaagaagaagagcaggaaGAAGGCGTCTCAAATCCCTGGCAGAAAGACTGAAACACATTGCCAGCCAGTGGCTACGTGCTCTCAAAGGGACGGCACTATGGAGATTTTTGCCCACAGTAATGTAAAGAAGGAGCTTTTCTGCGCTCTGTGCGctgctctcctgctcctctccacgGTGACATCTGCAGAAGAAAGCGCTCAGGTGAAGAACTCCCAGTGTCACAACTACGCGGGAGGACACGTCTATCCTGGAGAGGCTTTCCGTGTGCCTGTGTCCGACCATTCCCTTCACCTCAGTAAAGCCAAGAGTGAGTTCATAACCTGATTTTATCCATAAGTGGCAAGTTAGTATTTGCAGAGTGAAAGTGCGCAGTGATTTTCTTGTCTTAGACGCAGCGgccgcagcagcagctgcagctccagCATGGTGCTGTCAGGACAATAGAAACAAACTGTCAGGGTCTGTTTGCAGCTTGTGGTATAATCTGAGTGGTTGTGTCTTATGGTTTCATTCTCATGTGATAGTTTAAGAGGTTAAGGTCACTTACACATTAGGCCTAACTTTTAATCAGATGTTTTTTGTAGGACACGTCATTCTATGAAATTCATTGGATTGTGTTCCTCCCACCGCCCCCTCAGCACATGACTGTGTGTGGCATAGCACTAACACTGGCTTATACAGACATGTTATCACCAGGTGGTGGGACTTGTAAACTATTACTAGAGGTATTCATTAAACTCCATATAATATAGGCCATATAATGTATATGCCCTATAACAAATGCAAGTCTTTGAGGGCTCTGTTCCTCTg
Proteins encoded in this region:
- the LOC121910818 gene encoding uncharacterized protein LOC121910818 isoform X1, with translation MDNRKTSNMFHRFWKWAQRKCNDDDQTGSQRRQVDPDGFTSESRILDTQRARRDALIEHAERLCNMEKARNDAVLERLGLSRQDVTQPSPPPPAACRGNPKSSLHRRGRLSPLRNAPRLNAEHLNRHQRSPESLDEEDTFWDEVLLGSQMAVHAFKEAQMADRDQSPTASISSVYSLSSVDTHTPSELRELSLMGNPVEVTPLRPTPPPPRTTPLTRRRVSRLPVPSFAAGKEATKKVEAIVESLERFQLSSILSPRPPATAKKIPAVVKTAARKIPAVVPAVAKKTCDPAVEPNSQPQGSSTMAPLAPTTRKGPQNKKRGSRPGKILRPAKAFSGTGKKTTSDCSRQTAKDEKDEFQPLSNPVESLSLSFQLLSSDDWMKKMEGLKTLRVLVRHHPETLKTKLHEVCLVLIEEVKNLRSAVSCAAMNTLGDLYLHLQKIMDPEVERTGRALLLKLAQTTNAFIHQQANLALDAMVENCSYGRTLSALLNTGLSHLCVAVRGSMAQHLHQLVDRCGTAHIFTSGRIFTERFFTAVSKMFVDCAPEVRHHGQIILQELVLHKDFLSLWTKIVPEKDRRALDKILKAKKVNGKGKGHHELINSRGWQ
- the LOC121910818 gene encoding uncharacterized protein LOC121910818 isoform X2 gives rise to the protein MDNRKTSNMFHRFWKWAQRKCNDDDQTGSQRRQVDPDGFTSESRILDTQRARRDALIEHAERLCNMEKARNDAVLERLGLSRQDVTQPSPPPPAACRGNPKSSLHRRGRLSPLRNAPRLNAEHLNRHQRSPESLDEEDTFWDEVLLGSQMAVHAFKEAQMADRDQSPTASISSVYSLSSVDTHTPSELRELSLMGNPVEVTPLRPTPPPPRTTPLTRRRVSRLPVPSFAAGKEATKKVEAIVESLERFQLSSILSPRPPATAKKIPAVVKTAARKIPAVVPAVAKKTCDPAVEPNSQPQGSSTMAPLAPTTRKGPQNKKRGSRPGKILRPAKAFSGTGKKTTSDCSRQTAKDEKDEFQPLSNPVESLSLSFQLLSSDDWMKKMEGLKTLRVLVRHHPETLKTKLHEVCLVLIEEVKNLRSAVSCAAMNTLGDLYLHLQKIMDPEVERTGRALLLKLAQTTNAFIHQQANLALDAMVENCSYGRTLSALLNTGLSKREHGTTPAPAG